The Phycisphaerae bacterium genome has a segment encoding these proteins:
- a CDS encoding HAMP domain-containing protein gives MTAFRSIRVRLTLWYTLALVTLLTLFAVGVYGVVRIRLSEQLGERLNTQYAALEQSLREEPDPEERETEELEELERIGLTEAFVIYQDDEMFYRSRLWPAQLAEVDTEPSSGVARQSETALDFRVRRGRLDWHGHRYEIAVAVNDTDVKKTLHSLAIILATGLPMTVMLAVGGGWWLASRAMRPVAHIAAQARQINADRLSERLPVDNPHDEIGELATVFNEMLERLQDAFARVRSFAADASHELRTPLTALRSVGEAAMQHRDNASSYREAVGSMLEEATRLVSLLDNLLVLTRAEADRALVRPEKCDLGLLVHEVVECIGVLAEEKGQELSVEEAVGVTVWADATLVRQSVLNVLDNAIKFTPVGGRIEVRVGSTPMAGAVEIRDSGPGIAEEHRERIFERFYRVDSARASERGSGLGLPIARWAVGANRGRIELETEVGAGSTFRLFFPIRDGGQP, from the coding sequence ATGACGGCTTTCCGCAGTATCCGCGTCCGCCTCACGCTCTGGTACACCCTGGCGCTGGTTACGCTGCTCACATTGTTCGCGGTGGGCGTCTACGGAGTCGTGCGGATTCGGTTGTCGGAGCAACTTGGCGAGCGACTGAATACCCAGTACGCCGCCCTCGAGCAGAGTCTTCGCGAAGAGCCGGACCCCGAGGAGCGTGAAACCGAAGAGCTCGAAGAGCTCGAACGCATCGGACTGACAGAAGCGTTCGTCATCTACCAGGATGACGAGATGTTCTATCGTAGCCGCCTGTGGCCTGCGCAGCTTGCAGAGGTAGATACCGAGCCTAGTTCGGGCGTTGCACGGCAGTCTGAGACCGCCTTGGACTTCCGCGTGCGCCGTGGACGCCTGGATTGGCATGGACATCGCTACGAGATTGCGGTCGCGGTCAACGACACGGATGTGAAGAAGACGCTGCATAGTCTGGCCATCATCCTTGCGACAGGGTTGCCGATGACGGTGATGCTCGCGGTGGGCGGCGGCTGGTGGCTGGCGTCGCGCGCGATGCGCCCGGTGGCCCACATCGCTGCTCAGGCCCGGCAAATCAACGCTGATCGGCTTTCGGAGCGCCTTCCCGTCGACAACCCGCACGATGAAATCGGGGAGTTGGCGACAGTGTTCAACGAGATGCTGGAGCGTCTCCAGGATGCATTCGCACGCGTGAGGTCGTTTGCGGCGGATGCGTCTCACGAGTTACGTACGCCGTTGACCGCGCTGCGCAGCGTTGGCGAAGCGGCCATGCAGCATCGCGACAACGCCAGCTCATACCGTGAGGCCGTGGGCAGCATGCTCGAGGAGGCGACTCGCCTCGTCAGCCTTCTGGACAACCTGTTGGTACTGACGCGCGCTGAAGCGGATCGCGCCCTCGTACGCCCTGAGAAGTGTGATCTTGGCCTGCTCGTTCACGAGGTTGTTGAGTGCATCGGCGTGCTCGCGGAGGAAAAAGGCCAGGAATTGTCTGTGGAGGAAGCGGTTGGTGTCACGGTTTGGGCCGATGCCACGCTCGTGCGACAGTCTGTTTTGAATGTGCTCGACAACGCGATCAAGTTCACGCCGGTTGGTGGTCGCATCGAAGTTCGCGTCGGCTCTACGCCGATGGCGGGCGCGGTGGAAATTCGCGACAGCGGACCGGGCATCGCCGAGGAACATCGCGAGCGGATTTTCGAACGCTTCTACCGCGTGGACAGTGCCCGCGCATCGGAACGAGGATCCGGGTTGGGATTGCCAATCGCCCGATGGGCGGTCGGCGCCAATCGCGGGCGAATCGAATTGGAAACCGAGGTTGGCGCGGGAAGTACGTTTCGACTGTTTTTCCCCATACGTGATGGAGGGCAGCCATGA
- a CDS encoding response regulator transcription factor codes for MERRTRILLIEDEPKVAEAVRTGLGAQDFDVTTAVTGEEGLVRLTAEPFELLVLDVMLPGQDGIEVLRGLRQKGDKLPVLILTARDALEDRVLGLDSGADDYLVKPFAIPELAARVRALLRRGSMESPPHLACGDLHVDVPARRARRGDCELSLTVREFELLVYLLRHQGTVVTRGMLARDVWQQTRRATPLDNVIDVQVARLRRKVDDPFATQLIHTVRGMGFVLREGEA; via the coding sequence ATGGAACGCCGAACACGCATCCTGCTCATCGAGGACGAGCCCAAGGTGGCCGAGGCCGTACGAACCGGTCTGGGGGCGCAGGATTTCGATGTCACGACCGCTGTAACGGGTGAGGAGGGTCTCGTGCGGCTGACCGCCGAGCCCTTTGAACTGCTCGTGTTGGATGTCATGCTGCCGGGGCAGGATGGGATCGAGGTGCTGCGTGGGCTGCGGCAGAAGGGGGACAAGCTCCCGGTGTTGATTCTCACGGCGCGCGACGCACTCGAGGATCGTGTACTCGGTCTGGATTCCGGGGCCGACGACTATCTCGTGAAGCCTTTCGCCATCCCTGAGCTCGCGGCACGCGTCCGGGCGCTTCTTCGCAGAGGAAGCATGGAGAGCCCGCCTCATCTTGCCTGTGGGGATCTGCACGTTGACGTCCCCGCGCGACGTGCGAGGCGCGGCGACTGCGAGCTTTCGCTCACGGTGCGCGAATTCGAGCTCTTGGTCTACCTGCTGCGACACCAGGGGACGGTTGTCACCCGGGGAATGTTGGCGCGCGACGTCTGGCAGCAGACGCGACGTGCGACCCCATTGGACAATGTAATCGACGTGCAGGTCGCCCGGCTCCGACGGAAAGTCGACGACCCTTTTGCGACGCAACTCATTCATACGGTACGCGGGATGGGCTTCGTTTTGCGGGAGGGGGAAGCATGA
- a CDS encoding ferrous iron transporter B yields METLNTTSESPQATAILAATQRWRSQIPGDVHEHIVEALYDQAARIADRAISRPGRAARPTFDRTLDRILTSKLWGFPIMILLFAAMFWITIMAANVPSSWIAWILMDQGHPWLRDLFVGAGSPWWLTGLIVDGMYLGTAWVVSVMLPPMAIFFPMFTLLEDFGYLPRVAFNLDRLFKASGAHGKQAMTTMMGFGCNAAGVIATRIIDSPRERLLAVITNNFALCNGRWPTQILIATVFLGALVPASLAGLVSATAVTGVALLGVLLTLLVGWALSRTVLKGEVSTFSLELPPYRPPRFWQTLYTSLIDRTLFVLWRAVVFALPAGAVIWLVANVHAGGESLAEHFIRFANPIGLALGLNGVILLAYIIAIPANEIVIPTVLMLTVMVTGAHGIGSGAGVMFELDSNDAVRQLLTAGGWTTLTAVNLMLFSLLHNPCSTTLYTIYKETGSAKWTIVSALLPLTMGFAVCGLVAFVWRMVS; encoded by the coding sequence ATGGAAACACTGAATACCACTTCCGAAAGCCCGCAGGCTACTGCGATCCTCGCTGCGACACAGCGATGGCGTTCGCAGATACCGGGCGATGTGCACGAGCACATCGTCGAAGCCCTGTACGATCAGGCTGCGCGAATCGCTGATCGGGCGATTTCGCGCCCTGGTCGAGCGGCACGGCCCACTTTCGACCGCACTCTGGACCGCATTCTGACCAGCAAATTGTGGGGCTTTCCCATCATGATTCTACTGTTCGCGGCCATGTTCTGGATAACCATCATGGCGGCGAATGTGCCTTCGAGCTGGATTGCGTGGATCTTGATGGATCAGGGACATCCGTGGCTCCGAGACCTGTTCGTTGGCGCAGGTTCACCGTGGTGGTTGACTGGTCTGATTGTGGACGGCATGTACCTGGGCACGGCGTGGGTCGTGAGCGTCATGCTGCCCCCGATGGCAATATTCTTTCCAATGTTCACACTACTGGAGGACTTTGGCTACCTGCCTCGCGTGGCGTTTAATCTCGACCGGCTTTTCAAGGCTTCCGGAGCTCATGGCAAGCAGGCCATGACCACGATGATGGGCTTCGGCTGTAACGCCGCTGGCGTCATCGCGACGCGAATCATAGACAGCCCGCGCGAACGGTTGCTGGCGGTTATTACCAACAATTTCGCTCTTTGTAACGGGCGCTGGCCGACGCAGATTCTGATCGCCACGGTGTTTCTCGGCGCGCTCGTTCCTGCGTCGCTGGCCGGTCTCGTGTCCGCCACGGCCGTGACCGGTGTCGCGCTGCTCGGCGTTCTGCTGACACTCCTTGTGGGCTGGGCGCTGTCGCGCACCGTACTCAAGGGGGAGGTCAGCACCTTCAGCCTCGAATTGCCTCCCTATCGGCCCCCACGATTTTGGCAGACACTCTACACATCACTGATCGACCGAACTTTGTTCGTTTTGTGGCGCGCGGTGGTCTTTGCGCTGCCGGCCGGCGCCGTCATTTGGCTGGTCGCCAACGTCCATGCCGGCGGCGAAAGCTTGGCCGAACACTTCATTCGTTTCGCAAATCCGATCGGCCTGGCTCTCGGCCTGAACGGCGTGATCCTGCTCGCCTACATCATCGCCATCCCCGCCAATGAGATCGTTATTCCCACGGTGCTTATGTTGACGGTGATGGTCACCGGCGCTCACGGTATCGGCAGTGGGGCGGGGGTGATGTTCGAACTGGACTCGAACGACGCGGTCCGCCAGCTCCTAACGGCCGGCGGCTGGACAACGCTCACTGCTGTAAACCTAATGCTCTTCAGCTTGTTGCACAACCCGTGCAGCACGACGCTCTATACCATCTACAAGGAGACTGGTAGCGCCAAATGGACCATTGTCTCCGCTCTCCTCCCTCTGACGATGGGCTTCGCGGTGTGCGGCTTGGTGGCGTTCGTCTGGCGGATGGTATCGTGA
- a CDS encoding 50S ribosome-binding GTPase, with amino-acid sequence MNPSNDVSSVALPGTAATASAACASCSAYRAANLKKLGVAMGNWDYVVALAGNPNTGKSTVFNALTGLRQHTGNWPGKTVSRAEGGYAYDGSRFKLVDLPGTYSLLSTSLDEQIARDFVLFGQPDVTVIVADATRLERNLNLVLQILEITERAVVCLNLMDEAKRHGFTVDERQLARDLGVPVVPTTARFGQGMSELLRAIKDVAAGEFVCRAQRLEGEPSAIRPALVDLMAQLKAAFPELPNPRWVALRLLGGDDSIVESLRSGQLGRLKTVAKLEPA; translated from the coding sequence ATGAATCCCTCCAATGACGTTTCCTCGGTTGCCCTGCCCGGCACGGCGGCTACGGCAAGTGCCGCATGCGCGTCGTGCAGTGCTTATCGCGCGGCCAATCTCAAGAAGCTCGGGGTGGCGATGGGCAACTGGGACTATGTCGTGGCCCTCGCGGGCAATCCTAACACAGGCAAGAGCACGGTTTTCAATGCCCTTACCGGCTTGCGCCAGCACACCGGCAACTGGCCGGGAAAGACCGTGTCGCGCGCCGAAGGCGGCTACGCCTACGATGGGAGCCGGTTCAAGTTGGTGGATCTCCCGGGCACGTACTCGCTCCTATCGACCAGCCTCGACGAGCAGATTGCCCGCGATTTCGTCCTGTTCGGCCAGCCGGACGTAACGGTCATCGTGGCTGACGCCACGCGCCTGGAACGAAATCTCAACCTCGTGCTTCAGATTCTGGAAATCACGGAGCGCGCCGTCGTGTGCCTGAATCTGATGGATGAAGCCAAGCGCCACGGCTTCACCGTGGACGAGCGACAGCTTGCGCGGGACCTCGGCGTGCCGGTCGTACCCACCACGGCCCGCTTCGGTCAGGGAATGTCCGAGCTTCTGCGCGCCATCAAAGACGTCGCTGCTGGCGAGTTTGTCTGCCGGGCACAGCGGCTCGAAGGTGAGCCCTCTGCCATCAGACCGGCGCTGGTCGACCTGATGGCCCAGCTCAAAGCGGCTTTCCCTGAGCTGCCCAACCCGCGTTGGGTCGCGTTGCGTCTGCTCGGCGGCGACGATTCCATTGTAGAATCGCTGCGCAGTGGGCAGCTGGGAAGGCTAAAGACGGTTGCGAAATTGGAGCCGGCCTAG
- a CDS encoding metal-dependent transcriptional regulator — translation MSATSLVPVVLGLAVVFWPRLGLLARWRKAQELARRIRQEDALKHILKSEANGRVATLESIAGSLQITTNCAARLLEELAAHDLVTFESGRLRLRPTGREMGLHVIRAHRLWESYLADHTGVAEEEWHDRAERKEHLLSREQADALAARLGFPMQDPHGDVIPDSVSELEKVPGRSLNGVSPETPVLITHLEDEPVTIYRQLVALGLRPGMRAFVIERSPMRIRFWADGNEHVLAPVFAENVSVQPLPESRAADLVEEKFLSGLKPGGRTRVTGLSSACRGPERRRLLDLGFVPGTWVEVDMVSPAGDPTAYRVRGSVVALRREQANLIRVDSEETEIQ, via the coding sequence ATGAGCGCTACCTCCCTCGTCCCGGTTGTCCTGGGGTTGGCGGTTGTCTTCTGGCCGCGCCTCGGGCTGCTCGCGCGATGGCGCAAGGCGCAGGAACTGGCCCGGCGTATCCGGCAGGAGGATGCGCTCAAGCACATACTCAAGAGCGAAGCCAACGGGCGCGTGGCGACCCTTGAAAGCATCGCCGGGTCACTGCAAATCACCACCAACTGCGCCGCACGCCTGCTGGAGGAGTTGGCCGCGCACGATCTGGTGACGTTCGAGAGCGGTCGTCTGCGTCTCCGGCCAACAGGGCGGGAGATGGGTCTCCACGTCATTCGCGCACATCGACTATGGGAAAGCTATCTTGCGGACCACACGGGTGTCGCTGAGGAAGAATGGCATGACCGGGCAGAGAGAAAGGAACATCTGTTATCCCGGGAGCAGGCAGACGCGTTGGCGGCCAGACTGGGTTTTCCCATGCAGGACCCGCACGGAGACGTTATTCCCGACTCGGTGAGCGAGCTCGAAAAGGTGCCGGGTCGGTCGCTCAACGGCGTGTCCCCTGAAACGCCCGTGCTTATCACACATCTTGAGGACGAGCCAGTCACCATCTATCGCCAGCTTGTAGCTCTCGGGCTGCGTCCAGGAATGCGAGCATTCGTCATTGAGCGATCTCCAATGCGCATTCGTTTCTGGGCGGACGGCAACGAACACGTCCTTGCGCCGGTGTTCGCCGAGAATGTCTCAGTACAGCCACTGCCGGAGTCGCGCGCGGCGGATCTTGTAGAAGAAAAGTTCCTTTCCGGCCTGAAACCCGGCGGGCGCACACGCGTAACAGGTCTTTCTTCCGCATGCCGCGGTCCGGAGCGCCGCCGGCTGCTCGACTTGGGATTCGTTCCGGGTACATGGGTTGAGGTGGACATGGTCAGTCCCGCCGGTGATCCGACCGCGTATCGTGTGCGTGGGTCGGTGGTGGCTTTGCGACGCGAGCAAGCCAATCTGATTCGAGTCGATTCTGAGGAGACCGAGATCCAATGA
- a CDS encoding metal-dependent transcriptional regulator, which produces MVSETVENYLKAIYTLSRESPTGEAGMTSVAAIVGVTTGTATAMAKKLASAKLARYQRFGGVSLTAKGTRAAVDIIRRHRLIETFLVETLKLDWSVVHAEADRLEHAISPRVLEALDDFLGRPDADPHGDPIPDCNGQLRNTRAEPLSNCTAGARVSIARIADQEEPFLLFAAEHGLKPGARVTVLAVDAAAQSITVSANDTPVTLALAAARKILTEK; this is translated from the coding sequence GTGGTCAGCGAGACGGTGGAGAACTACCTGAAAGCGATCTACACGCTTAGTCGGGAGTCCCCAACGGGCGAAGCTGGCATGACCAGTGTGGCGGCCATCGTCGGGGTGACGACGGGCACGGCCACCGCGATGGCCAAGAAGCTCGCATCAGCCAAGCTGGCCAGGTACCAGCGGTTTGGCGGGGTGTCTCTCACTGCCAAGGGAACAAGAGCGGCGGTGGACATTATCCGGCGCCATCGATTGATTGAGACGTTTCTCGTCGAGACGCTGAAACTTGACTGGTCGGTCGTTCACGCCGAAGCCGACCGACTTGAACACGCCATATCTCCCCGGGTACTGGAGGCTCTGGATGACTTTCTGGGCCGACCCGACGCGGACCCACATGGCGACCCCATTCCGGATTGCAATGGCCAACTCCGCAATACTCGTGCGGAACCGCTTTCCAACTGTACCGCCGGTGCCAGGGTTTCCATAGCGCGAATCGCCGACCAGGAGGAGCCGTTTCTACTGTTTGCGGCCGAGCACGGCCTCAAGCCAGGCGCCCGCGTAACCGTGCTTGCTGTGGACGCCGCCGCCCAGTCGATCACCGTAAGCGCAAACGACACGCCTGTAACGCTTGCACTTGCCGCAGCCCGCAAGATCCTCACCGAGAAATGA